Proteins co-encoded in one Chthoniobacterales bacterium genomic window:
- a CDS encoding endonuclease/exonuclease/phosphatase family protein: MFPVGKARNVLGMYLPMRFLLALGCWLLLAANLPAAPLTVVTWNTKWLPGGRPNATERAKAAQMKKAQAIVKALNPDVLLLQEVADWKAAEELCSVVPGLKVHTVSAFTTRPQNLVVASKLPADSAWYSEWKPTLGPDLPPRGYAFAALQLPGGRLLLAYSVHFKSNLGGIDANVAPREEAARQLIAHIREMTALYGPRGGTGVVVGGDFNSDPDDSRYAKDHTIPMLRASALEWAFKNLPHGKRITIPAAHEFPDGTFDHILYSGLKLLKVSVADGTASSDHNPVAAQFQP; the protein is encoded by the coding sequence TTGTTCCCGGTCGGCAAGGCGCGGAACGTGCTCGGGATGTATCTCCCCATGCGCTTTCTTCTCGCTCTCGGTTGCTGGCTCCTTCTCGCCGCAAATCTTCCCGCCGCTCCGTTAACGGTCGTGACGTGGAATACGAAGTGGCTGCCCGGCGGTCGGCCGAATGCCACGGAGCGGGCCAAGGCCGCCCAGATGAAAAAGGCGCAGGCCATCGTGAAGGCCTTGAACCCGGACGTCCTGCTTCTCCAGGAAGTCGCCGATTGGAAAGCCGCCGAGGAGCTTTGCTCCGTGGTGCCGGGGTTGAAGGTCCATACCGTCAGTGCGTTCACGACCCGGCCGCAGAATCTCGTGGTTGCCTCGAAGCTGCCGGCGGACTCCGCGTGGTATTCCGAGTGGAAGCCGACGCTCGGACCGGATCTTCCGCCGCGGGGCTATGCCTTTGCCGCGTTGCAGTTGCCGGGTGGTCGCCTCTTGCTGGCCTACTCCGTTCATTTCAAGAGCAACCTCGGAGGCATCGATGCGAACGTCGCGCCGCGCGAGGAGGCGGCGAGGCAACTCATCGCCCACATCAGGGAGATGACCGCGCTCTATGGGCCACGCGGAGGAACGGGCGTGGTCGTAGGTGGCGACTTCAATTCCGATCCTGACGACAGCCGTTACGCGAAGGACCACACGATCCCGATGCTGCGCGCGTCTGCCCTCGAGTGGGCCTTCAAGAATCTCCCGCATGGGAAACGCATCACCATTCCCGCGGCGCACGAGTTTCCGGATGGAACCTTCGACCACATTCTTTATAGCGGGTTGAAGCTTTTGAAGGTCTCCGTCGCGGACGGCACGGCTTCGAGCGACCACAACCCGGTCGCGGCACAGTTCCAGCCCTGA
- a CDS encoding response regulator transcription factor, with protein MPLREKTIALATRYESIGSLIRHYLASNHRMNVLWQTSIGEDAIRQCRKKPPRILITSPIYRDYSGVNLAKAIRKQSPDVRILLYAGILHRDMVDQMMAAQVHGIVAAYSPLPTLITAITVLCEGGCYFDGITESMLHSPDKQSSPLTAREQSVLRLVAEGFSTKEIASALELSVKTIEKFRERIMAKLGLHDAVKLTRYAIRTGISSLD; from the coding sequence ATGCCGCTCCGCGAAAAGACGATTGCCCTCGCCACGCGATATGAATCGATCGGCAGCCTGATTCGGCACTATCTCGCGAGCAACCACCGGATGAACGTCCTCTGGCAAACCAGTATCGGGGAAGATGCGATTCGCCAGTGCCGCAAGAAGCCGCCCCGCATCCTGATTACCTCCCCGATTTATCGCGATTACTCGGGTGTGAACCTTGCAAAAGCCATTCGCAAACAGAGCCCCGACGTCCGAATTCTTCTCTACGCGGGAATTCTCCATCGCGACATGGTCGACCAGATGATGGCGGCCCAGGTTCACGGCATCGTCGCCGCCTACAGTCCGCTGCCAACCCTGATCACAGCCATCACCGTCCTTTGCGAGGGCGGGTGCTATTTCGACGGGATCACCGAGTCCATGCTTCACTCGCCGGACAAACAATCCTCGCCCCTCACCGCTCGGGAGCAATCCGTGCTCCGACTCGTCGCGGAAGGGTTCTCGACCAAGGAAATCGCGAGCGCCCTCGAGTTGAGCGTGAAAACGATCGAGAAATTTCGTGAACGCATCATGGCCAAGCTCGGGCTGCACGACGCCGTCAAACTCACCCGTTACGCCATTCGAACCGGAATCTCCTCGCTGGACTGA